One stretch of Brevibacillus laterosporus DNA includes these proteins:
- a CDS encoding iron ABC transporter permease, with protein sequence MVSHESHNEQDESTKQIKQKSRPAVAITMIIGLLIALAFGMVASISLGAADIDFLTVWTSIFSFDPDLPSHQIIQELRLPRSIAAGLVGAFLAVSGAIMQGMTRNPLGDPSIMGVTNGAGFAIAIAFAFFPGLSNINMMVFSFLGAGLGASLVFAVGSMSKGGLTPVKLALAGAAVGALLTSLSTAIAIHYHVAKDISFWFAGGVANTPWTSVGLLCIVGAIGFPIALLVARSITILSLGEDVSKGLGQRNFFIKVICILVVLLLTGASVAVAGFIGFIGLVIPHVTRALVGVDYRWIIPCSALLGALLLLLSDIGARLVNAPFETPVGAVTAILGAPFFLYLARREGRGL encoded by the coding sequence ATGGTATCCCATGAGTCTCACAACGAGCAGGATGAATCAACAAAGCAAATAAAACAAAAATCTAGGCCTGCAGTTGCTATTACCATGATTATTGGTTTGTTAATCGCACTTGCTTTCGGAATGGTCGCTTCCATTTCTTTAGGTGCAGCAGATATTGATTTCTTGACCGTTTGGACAAGTATATTCTCGTTTGATCCAGACTTACCCTCGCATCAAATTATTCAAGAACTGCGTTTGCCTAGATCGATAGCAGCAGGTTTAGTAGGGGCTTTTCTAGCAGTATCAGGGGCAATCATGCAAGGTATGACTCGAAATCCTCTAGGAGATCCGTCTATTATGGGGGTAACAAATGGAGCAGGTTTTGCCATAGCAATTGCTTTTGCATTCTTTCCAGGTCTGTCTAACATCAACATGATGGTATTTTCCTTTTTAGGAGCAGGATTAGGAGCGAGTCTCGTTTTCGCAGTTGGATCGATGTCTAAAGGTGGGCTAACTCCCGTAAAATTAGCGCTTGCTGGTGCTGCGGTTGGTGCGTTACTAACATCATTATCTACGGCCATTGCCATCCATTATCATGTAGCAAAGGATATTAGTTTTTGGTTTGCAGGTGGAGTAGCTAACACACCTTGGACTAGTGTCGGATTGTTATGTATCGTGGGTGCGATAGGCTTCCCGATCGCCTTACTAGTAGCTCGTTCAATAACAATCCTAAGTCTGGGAGAAGACGTTTCTAAAGGCTTAGGTCAGCGGAATTTTTTCATTAAAGTGATTTGTATTTTAGTTGTATTACTTCTTACGGGTGCATCCGTAGCGGTGGCTGGTTTCATTGGATTTATTGGGCTGGTGATTCCACACGTAACTCGTGCTTTGGTAGGCGTAGATTATCGATGGATTATTCCGTGCTCCGCTTTGCTAGGTGCACTGTTGCTACTATTATCAGATATTGGTGCTCGTTTAGTAAATGCACCCTTTGAAACACCGGTGGGGGCTGTCACTGCCATTCTGGGAGCACCGTTCTTTCTGTATCTGGCTCGACGCGAAGGGAGGGGCTTATAA
- a CDS encoding DUF3419 family protein, translating into MPKSVGNLAPQVPIEARPELAREVDFSLVRYAQCWEDADILLDALDIQPGDNCLAISSSGDNALAMLSKSPERVVALDLSHAQLACLELRVAAYQALTHTELLELMGSIPSNRRNELYQKCRNQLTSAVKRYWDSQSAAVEDGIGRIGKFEQYFSLFRNSVLPFVHSRYRVEKLLQHRTLEERRTFYQKEWNTLRWRFMFQFFFSRFVMGRLGRDTRFFRYVEGSVASRILQRAQYALTELDPMQNPYLQWILLGRHGNALPYALRPENFDAIRNNLNRIEWHCLSLEEYLNDVGKNAFDRYNLSDIFEYMSEDQYEKLLELLVQAGRKKGRLAYWNMLVPRSRPESMEDLLRPLSKLSQNLFKQDKAFFYSAFVLEEII; encoded by the coding sequence GTGCCTAAGAGTGTTGGAAATCTCGCTCCACAAGTACCGATAGAAGCGCGTCCTGAACTAGCTAGGGAAGTTGATTTTTCCTTGGTCCGTTATGCCCAGTGCTGGGAGGATGCTGATATCCTTCTCGATGCACTCGATATACAGCCTGGAGATAACTGCCTAGCTATCTCCTCATCTGGCGATAATGCTCTGGCGATGTTAAGTAAGTCGCCAGAGCGTGTTGTTGCTTTAGATCTGAGTCATGCACAGCTTGCTTGTCTGGAATTACGCGTGGCTGCCTATCAGGCATTGACACATACAGAACTGTTGGAACTTATGGGCTCAATCCCTAGTAACCGGCGCAATGAACTATATCAAAAATGTCGCAATCAGCTCACCTCTGCAGTGAAAAGATATTGGGATTCTCAATCTGCTGCAGTGGAGGATGGAATCGGCAGAATTGGTAAGTTTGAACAATACTTTTCTTTGTTCCGCAACTCTGTCTTGCCATTTGTTCACTCGCGTTATCGAGTGGAAAAACTTCTTCAGCATCGGACGCTGGAAGAGCGTCGAACGTTTTACCAAAAAGAGTGGAATACATTACGTTGGCGATTCATGTTCCAATTCTTTTTTTCACGTTTTGTCATGGGGAGGCTGGGTCGTGATACTCGTTTTTTCCGCTACGTCGAGGGTAGCGTGGCAAGCCGGATTCTGCAAAGAGCGCAGTATGCCCTAACCGAGCTTGATCCCATGCAAAATCCCTATTTACAATGGATTTTACTAGGTCGACATGGTAATGCACTTCCTTATGCATTGCGACCTGAAAATTTTGATGCGATACGAAACAACTTAAACCGCATTGAATGGCACTGCCTATCCCTCGAAGAATATTTAAATGATGTGGGCAAGAACGCTTTTGACCGGTATAACCTTAGTGACATTTTTGAATATATGTCTGAAGACCAATATGAAAAATTACTGGAGCTTCTGGTACAAGCAGGGAGGAAAAAAGGTCGATTGGCTTACTGGAATATGCTTGTTCCTCGGAGTCGCCCTGAGAGCATGGAGGATTTGCTTCGTCCGCTTTCGAAATTGAGCCAAAATCTTTTCAAGCAGGATAAAGCCTTTTTTTATAGCGCGTTTGTTCTGGAGGAGATCATATGA
- a CDS encoding phosphoenolpyruvate synthase has product MTYILQVNHAEALDLQKMGGKARALALLGQAGMSIPEWFVLSPDAFFVSVPKSLVEELKAAVLQSEEAVTRVLKDVTLDPDVVAMLKKEVQTLSPNGELVAVRSSALEEDGADHSFAGQFESYLFVKPEDVPSKVLQVWRSGFSQRILTYRKERGLNLLPQPPAVLVQRMVDSETAGVAFSADSLTGQRKIAIVGSLYGIGTALVSGECDADTFKVNRKGDIVERDIAAKLVAHRFSMACNDGVESVAVAPEKANQPALTDEWVQSVAELARRCERHFGRPQDIEWAIQDGKLYLLQSRPITNMADIIDPDDEFNLWDNSNISESYGGITTPLTFSFARHAYAEVYKSFCRIMGASDEEIADREAVFRCMIGLINGRVYYNLLNWYRSLALLPGYQMNRNFMEQMMGVKEALPQHLTDDVQQQVSMQDKFKDAMRLGKTVVKLLGNFRRLPKTIDVFYQRLNNALGFTRPDLHQYSTVELANYYLKLQGQLLTRWDAPLINDFGAMIFYGLLRKLTTKWCNDEDSTLQNSLLAAEGGIISAEPAMRMKRLMQVTNQDAKFIDILCNGSLVAIKEEMDGFPEFKEEYEAYLDKFGDRCLDELKLESINLFDNPLPLLRSIGYLACRPSPTERGPSEEEIRRMAEEQAYQSIGFNLLRRVLFRWVLKNARLRVRDRENLRFERTRVFGRCRSIFLEMGRRFYALDLLDDPRDVFYLEVGELLGMADGTATCSNLKELVVLRKAEFEKYYEMDVPEDRFETYGVIYKGNTFKAKTPKEPLTGDVMKGIGCAAGVVRGPVRVVTDPREATLLPGEILIAERTDPGWIVLFSAAAGLLVERGSLLSHVSIVCREIGIPAIVSVTGLTRWLKTGDWVEFDGSTGEIRKISPEEGSISA; this is encoded by the coding sequence ATGACGTACATTCTTCAAGTGAATCACGCGGAAGCGCTTGACCTGCAAAAGATGGGTGGTAAAGCCCGTGCCCTCGCTCTTCTGGGGCAGGCAGGAATGTCTATTCCCGAGTGGTTCGTCCTTAGTCCAGATGCCTTTTTTGTAAGTGTACCTAAAAGCCTTGTAGAGGAGCTAAAGGCAGCGGTCCTCCAATCCGAAGAAGCAGTTACTCGAGTTTTGAAAGACGTCACCTTAGATCCTGATGTGGTGGCTATGCTAAAAAAAGAAGTTCAGACACTCAGTCCGAATGGAGAATTGGTTGCAGTTCGTTCCTCGGCACTAGAAGAAGATGGAGCAGACCACTCCTTTGCTGGTCAGTTCGAAAGTTACTTGTTTGTCAAACCTGAGGATGTGCCATCCAAGGTCCTTCAGGTTTGGCGGTCTGGCTTCAGCCAACGCATCCTGACCTATCGCAAAGAGAGAGGGCTTAATCTACTGCCTCAACCACCGGCAGTCCTTGTACAGCGAATGGTTGATTCGGAAACAGCAGGAGTTGCATTTAGCGCAGACTCCTTGACGGGGCAAAGAAAGATTGCCATTGTAGGTTCCCTGTATGGTATTGGTACGGCGCTCGTGTCAGGGGAATGTGACGCTGACACGTTCAAAGTGAATCGTAAAGGGGACATCGTGGAGCGTGACATCGCCGCAAAACTTGTGGCCCATCGTTTCTCTATGGCATGTAATGATGGGGTGGAGAGCGTAGCGGTAGCACCTGAGAAGGCTAATCAGCCAGCCCTTACGGATGAGTGGGTGCAATCGGTTGCAGAGCTTGCTCGCCGATGTGAACGGCATTTCGGACGTCCTCAGGATATAGAGTGGGCAATCCAAGATGGAAAGCTTTACTTACTTCAATCCCGTCCAATCACCAACATGGCAGACATTATTGACCCCGATGATGAGTTTAACCTATGGGACAATAGTAATATCTCCGAAAGCTATGGCGGTATCACTACCCCTTTGACATTTTCATTTGCACGCCACGCTTATGCCGAGGTTTACAAGTCATTCTGCCGAATTATGGGGGCCTCCGATGAGGAAATCGCTGATCGGGAAGCTGTGTTCCGCTGCATGATTGGTCTCATTAATGGACGGGTGTATTACAACCTTTTGAACTGGTACCGCTCTCTGGCGTTGCTTCCTGGTTATCAGATGAACCGAAATTTCATGGAACAGATGATGGGTGTCAAGGAGGCTCTTCCACAGCATCTTACGGATGATGTCCAGCAGCAGGTGAGCATGCAGGACAAGTTCAAGGACGCGATGCGCCTTGGCAAGACAGTTGTCAAGCTGCTTGGCAACTTCAGACGCTTGCCGAAGACGATCGACGTTTTTTATCAACGTTTGAACAACGCGCTTGGTTTTACTCGCCCCGATTTACACCAATACAGCACGGTCGAGCTAGCCAACTACTATCTTAAGCTACAGGGTCAGCTTTTGACACGTTGGGATGCGCCATTGATCAATGATTTCGGAGCAATGATCTTCTACGGTCTGCTACGCAAATTGACTACCAAATGGTGTAATGATGAGGATTCCACCCTACAGAATTCACTGCTCGCAGCAGAAGGGGGGATTATCAGCGCAGAACCGGCAATGCGTATGAAAAGGCTGATGCAGGTAACGAATCAAGATGCCAAATTCATCGACATACTCTGCAATGGCTCTCTCGTAGCGATTAAGGAGGAGATGGATGGGTTCCCGGAATTCAAAGAAGAGTACGAAGCATATTTGGACAAGTTTGGAGATCGGTGTTTAGATGAACTCAAACTGGAAAGCATAAACCTGTTTGACAATCCGCTTCCGTTGTTGCGTTCTATTGGCTATCTTGCATGCCGTCCCTCCCCAACCGAGAGGGGACCGAGCGAAGAAGAAATACGTCGCATGGCAGAAGAACAAGCATACCAGTCAATCGGCTTCAACCTGCTTCGTCGTGTTCTGTTTCGCTGGGTACTTAAAAATGCGCGGTTGCGCGTTCGTGATCGGGAAAACTTACGGTTCGAGCGAACACGTGTCTTTGGCCGCTGCCGTTCTATCTTCCTCGAAATGGGGCGTCGCTTCTATGCACTTGATTTGCTTGATGATCCCCGCGATGTATTCTATCTGGAAGTAGGAGAACTGCTTGGTATGGCAGACGGAACCGCGACTTGCAGTAACCTTAAAGAGTTGGTGGTGCTGCGAAAAGCCGAATTTGAGAAGTATTATGAAATGGATGTGCCTGAAGATCGCTTCGAAACATACGGCGTCATCTATAAGGGAAATACGTTTAAAGCGAAGACCCCGAAAGAACCATTGACTGGGGATGTGATGAAAGGAATCGGCTGTGCGGCAGGTGTCGTGCGCGGTCCGGTTCGTGTGGTTACCGATCCCCGTGAGGCGACGTTGCTACCGGGTGAAATCTTAATAGCTGAGCGAACCGATCCAGGTTGGATAGTGCTTTTCTCCGCAGCAGCTGGATTACTGGTTGAGCGGGGAAGTCTACTGTCTCATGTATCAATCGTCTGCCGCGAAATCGGCATTCCAGCGATAGTCTCTGTAACTGGCCTGACTCGATGGCTGAAGACAGGTGATTGGGTTGAATTTGACGGTAGCACGGGGGAAATTCGTAAGATCAGCCCGGAGGAGGGATCGATCAGTGCCTAA
- a CDS encoding purine-binding chemotaxis protein CheW: MKKVANSQKEVIFRIQQEEYGISITEILSIEKSCSITPIANQNPFFIGVTDLRGTIIPIIDMCKVFNYATTSSSESRCYIMVMVKNQIFGLMVDAATDIVEVPSDVIQKMPSFFSEFIYGMAQLGTRMIVLLDLPTLLSTISTDRTLPTLSDTLR, translated from the coding sequence ATGAAAAAAGTAGCAAACAGTCAAAAAGAAGTGATTTTTCGTATTCAACAGGAAGAGTATGGCATCTCGATCACTGAGATCTTATCTATTGAAAAATCCTGCTCAATTACTCCTATTGCCAACCAAAATCCTTTTTTTATCGGCGTTACTGATTTAAGAGGTACAATTATTCCTATTATTGATATGTGTAAGGTTTTTAACTACGCTACTACATCATCCTCCGAATCCAGATGCTATATAATGGTGATGGTGAAAAATCAGATATTCGGGCTGATGGTTGATGCCGCAACCGATATTGTAGAAGTGCCAAGCGACGTCATTCAAAAGATGCCTAGCTTCTTTTCTGAGTTCATCTATGGCATGGCTCAACTAGGTACTCGCATGATCGTATTATTAGACTTGCCTACCTTGCTTTCTACAATTAGTACAGATCGGACCCTTCCTACTCTATCTGATACCCTGCGTTAA
- a CDS encoding 3-hydroxy-3-methylglutaryl-CoA reductase, with product MKFTAIEQFDNHMLRSVERYQENFTSKDSPLPKRVPGGARVSSKAIEARWDLLSVGLDTREQLLDHQSLSQLELYQKNIENLIGTINIPVGLAGPLRINGLYAQGDYYIPLATTEAALVASYHRGAQVISEAGGCRAVVLKEAIGRTPGFIFESVVEASRFANWAASKFDTFRVVAKSTTNFGQCIKMDHMIEGNHVYLNFEFSTGDAAGQNMVTIATQEICNYIREHSPVLFKHSFVEANFSGDKKASAKSLMTVRGKKVCAEVVLPAKLVCSRFHTTPENMEKYWRMAFVGGVLQGMIGSQGHVANGLTALYLATGQDVACVSESAVGITRFELTSNGDLYASTTLPNVIVGTVGGGTGLPSQKACLEIMGLSGAGHAHALAEVCAGLVLAGELSIIGALAADDFTRAHHKRSRGNDGTTSGVVKEYV from the coding sequence ATGAAGTTTACAGCCATTGAACAATTCGATAATCACATGCTTCGAAGTGTTGAACGATATCAGGAGAATTTTACTTCGAAGGATAGCCCTCTTCCAAAGCGTGTTCCTGGGGGAGCAAGAGTTTCTTCCAAAGCAATAGAGGCTCGATGGGATTTGCTGTCAGTTGGACTTGATACCAGAGAACAATTACTAGATCATCAGTCATTGAGCCAACTTGAATTGTATCAAAAGAACATTGAGAATCTTATCGGCACAATCAACATTCCGGTAGGTTTGGCCGGTCCTCTACGGATAAATGGTCTCTATGCACAAGGAGATTACTATATTCCATTAGCTACTACAGAAGCTGCTCTTGTGGCTTCTTATCACCGCGGTGCACAGGTCATCAGTGAAGCAGGCGGTTGCAGAGCAGTAGTTTTGAAAGAAGCAATTGGTCGGACGCCTGGATTTATCTTTGAGAGCGTAGTGGAAGCAAGCCGATTTGCGAACTGGGCGGCTTCCAAATTTGATACCTTCCGAGTAGTAGCAAAGAGCACAACAAACTTCGGACAGTGTATCAAAATGGATCACATGATTGAAGGCAATCATGTATACCTTAATTTCGAATTTTCAACCGGCGACGCAGCCGGACAAAACATGGTAACGATCGCAACTCAAGAAATCTGTAACTATATTCGCGAACATTCACCGGTTTTGTTCAAGCATAGTTTCGTTGAAGCAAACTTTTCTGGCGACAAGAAGGCATCTGCAAAATCCTTGATGACGGTGAGGGGGAAAAAAGTTTGTGCCGAAGTGGTGTTACCTGCGAAATTGGTTTGCTCACGCTTCCACACCACTCCTGAGAATATGGAAAAGTACTGGAGAATGGCCTTTGTAGGTGGAGTGCTACAAGGTATGATAGGTTCCCAAGGTCATGTGGCTAATGGGCTGACTGCTTTATATTTAGCAACAGGACAAGATGTCGCTTGTGTATCGGAATCAGCTGTTGGTATCACTCGGTTTGAGCTGACATCGAATGGAGACCTTTATGCATCGACGACTTTGCCGAATGTCATTGTTGGTACAGTGGGCGGAGGTACGGGGCTACCGAGCCAGAAGGCATGCCTTGAAATCATGGGACTTTCAGGTGCCGGGCATGCACATGCGCTTGCGGAGGTATGTGCCGGCCTGGTCTTGGCTGGGGAACTGTCTATCATCGGTGCTTTGGCTGCTGATGATTTTACTAGGGCCCACCATAAGCGATCGCGTGGCAATGACGGCACAACTTCCGGGGTGGTGAAAGAATATGTCTGA
- a CDS encoding cytidylyltransferase, whose amino-acid sequence MNGVISLNPWFGIVLLLVAMAVLIAGLRFYQVRFHPDPEWVRKLFHISSGLFALIAPWLFVQDWPVLVVLGLVAIVLFLFRVTRLKNGPGKILSNVSRYSFGEMYFVMSIAILFIFTGSEERVLYSISLIILTLADAIAALIGVRYGQVRYLVPEGEKSIEGSFAFFLVSFLSTHITLFLFFPMDGMANLMISITVSLLATLVESVSWGGKDNLVVPIVSFMMLKFLIAKDIANLLMPLSLALLLFVLLEACRRSRVVCPQAVLGISLISYVSWAIGGVDFLLVLLLHSLSSPLILKSSSELFSGKKIGLFIATYTMSFVWLFLYQQTQSEVFFFAFLIGLLVQSVCFSLTEIFQSSRKRHLSIYLLLNILKNWGLTLAALVLRSGLTGEVVIHSIWAALSMLMAAGIYYLLVFKRSKAEVLIQPICATVGSIIGILLF is encoded by the coding sequence ATGAATGGTGTTATTTCCTTAAATCCTTGGTTCGGTATTGTGCTCCTGCTTGTCGCCATGGCAGTGTTGATTGCCGGCTTGCGTTTTTACCAAGTCAGATTTCATCCTGATCCAGAATGGGTCCGCAAGCTTTTTCATATTAGTTCCGGTCTATTTGCATTAATTGCACCTTGGCTTTTTGTTCAAGACTGGCCGGTTTTGGTTGTATTAGGGCTAGTCGCTATTGTCCTATTTCTTTTCAGAGTTACTCGGCTAAAGAATGGACCTGGAAAAATCTTATCCAATGTATCGCGTTATTCATTTGGCGAGATGTATTTCGTTATGAGTATTGCCATTCTTTTCATTTTTACAGGATCGGAAGAAAGGGTGCTTTACAGCATTTCTCTCATCATCCTCACATTAGCTGATGCGATCGCCGCTCTTATCGGCGTTCGCTACGGTCAGGTGCGGTACCTGGTCCCCGAGGGTGAGAAGAGTATTGAAGGATCCTTTGCTTTCTTTCTAGTCTCCTTTCTGTCTACGCACATCACCTTATTTCTATTTTTTCCGATGGACGGTATGGCCAATTTAATGATCTCAATTACGGTGTCGCTGTTAGCGACTCTAGTTGAGTCCGTTTCCTGGGGTGGCAAGGATAATTTGGTGGTACCAATAGTCAGCTTCATGATGCTGAAGTTTCTCATTGCCAAAGACATTGCCAACTTGCTGATGCCGTTGTCTCTTGCGCTCTTACTATTTGTCTTGCTTGAAGCGTGCAGGAGAAGTAGGGTAGTGTGTCCACAGGCAGTACTGGGGATATCTTTGATTTCGTACGTCAGTTGGGCCATCGGTGGAGTAGACTTTCTATTGGTGTTGCTACTGCATTCCTTATCATCGCCCCTTATTTTAAAGAGTTCGAGTGAACTGTTTTCTGGCAAAAAGATAGGGCTATTCATCGCCACGTATACGATGAGCTTCGTATGGTTATTTTTGTACCAGCAAACTCAGAGTGAAGTCTTTTTTTTCGCTTTCTTGATCGGTCTATTGGTTCAATCCGTTTGTTTTAGCCTTACAGAGATCTTTCAGTCGTCCCGGAAAAGACATCTGTCAATTTATCTCCTTTTGAACATTCTGAAGAATTGGGGTCTGACGTTGGCAGCCTTGGTGCTTCGGTCGGGTCTGACGGGCGAAGTCGTTATCCATTCAATCTGGGCGGCTTTAAGCATGCTGATGGCGGCTGGTATTTACTATCTCCTCGTCTTCAAAAGATCTAAGGCAGAGGTGTTGATTCAACCTATCTGTGCAACGGTTGGCTCGATTATTGGAATTCTGCTTTTTTAA
- a CDS encoding N-acetyltransferase — MFKAVQVTSPEMKEEFCLLAGPSANRPDSLDDSNADAHWMLIDNEGIAARCSLWWSDVPSYQNHQVGLIGHYAARNGTAAIELLRMSCRELKKKGCTIAIGPMDGSTWKTYRLVTKTDGDLPFFLEPNTPLEWADHFRQDGFEPLAHYISRIVDLDRRDLKEEELELEKKRYQQLTQRISELGISIRQLDLTRIDEELNRICGLSTRSFRRNFLYTQISEKEFLKQYAKVISYIQPELVLLAEHGDRLVGIMFTLPDVMQSQLGGSIDQVILKTLAVDPEYQGHKIGSFLCKAIYDKAQKLGYQRAINALMIQENRSTRFNSNEGYILREYTLFAKKLEREA, encoded by the coding sequence ATGTTTAAAGCAGTGCAGGTTACAAGTCCCGAGATGAAGGAAGAGTTCTGCTTACTAGCTGGCCCTTCTGCAAATCGTCCCGATTCTCTGGATGACTCGAATGCTGACGCTCACTGGATGTTGATAGACAACGAAGGCATAGCTGCACGTTGCTCGCTGTGGTGGTCAGATGTGCCATCATATCAGAATCATCAAGTTGGTTTGATTGGTCACTATGCAGCTCGAAATGGTACTGCAGCTATTGAATTACTCCGAATGTCTTGCAGGGAATTGAAAAAAAAAGGATGTACGATCGCCATTGGCCCGATGGATGGTAGCACGTGGAAAACGTATCGACTGGTGACGAAAACGGATGGAGATCTCCCATTCTTCTTAGAACCGAATACACCGTTGGAATGGGCCGATCATTTTAGACAGGATGGTTTTGAACCACTGGCTCACTATATTTCTCGTATCGTAGATCTTGATCGAAGAGATCTGAAGGAAGAAGAGCTGGAGCTTGAGAAAAAGCGTTATCAGCAACTGACACAGCGTATAAGTGAACTTGGGATTAGTATCCGTCAGTTGGACTTGACTCGAATTGATGAGGAGTTAAACCGAATTTGTGGACTCTCGACACGATCTTTCCGGCGAAATTTTTTGTACACCCAGATCAGCGAAAAAGAGTTCTTGAAACAATACGCGAAGGTTATCTCCTATATCCAGCCGGAACTGGTTTTGCTGGCCGAACATGGCGATCGTCTGGTTGGTATTATGTTCACCTTACCGGATGTGATGCAATCCCAATTGGGAGGATCGATTGATCAAGTAATCCTGAAAACGTTGGCTGTCGATCCGGAATACCAAGGGCATAAAATAGGTTCTTTCCTCTGTAAGGCAATCTATGATAAGGCTCAGAAGCTAGGTTACCAACGTGCGATTAACGCGTTAATGATCCAAGAAAACCGATCAACTAGGTTCAACTCGAATGAAGGATACATCCTTCGCGAGTATACCTTATTCGCTAAGAAATTGGAGAGGGAAGCATGA
- a CDS encoding iron ABC transporter permease, translated as MQVLQKGRKSPWLVLGMIASLIIVSFFVSLHLGVIRIEPLDVISTLFGFGTADNSLILFEFRLPRMVIALLIGAGLAISGSILQSVSQNELAEPGIIGINSGAGLFVVVYIYLFSGSMTAISTFSIFILPLVALAGASLSAFLIYILAWKNGVTPTRLILVGIALNAILGALLIVFQLKMNDTDFMKAMIWLSGSIWSTNWKYVLATLPWIVFLIPYTLYKARYLNVLNLGDDVALSLGTAVERERRLLLLAAVVLAGACVAVGGGISFLGLVAPHLAKKIVGPKHQILIPTAALLGALLLLTADTIGRNILAPSELPVGIVVSALGAPYFIYLLMKSKS; from the coding sequence ATGCAAGTATTACAAAAAGGGAGAAAAAGCCCCTGGTTAGTCCTTGGAATGATCGCATCACTAATTATTGTTTCTTTTTTTGTTAGTTTACATTTAGGGGTCATTCGTATTGAACCGCTGGATGTAATATCTACTTTGTTTGGATTTGGAACAGCAGATAACAGTCTGATTTTATTTGAATTCCGGTTACCACGAATGGTTATTGCTTTGTTAATTGGTGCTGGGCTCGCTATTTCCGGCTCCATTTTGCAAAGTGTATCGCAAAACGAACTAGCTGAACCAGGTATTATTGGGATTAACTCTGGTGCTGGCTTATTTGTGGTGGTCTATATTTATTTATTCAGTGGCTCGATGACAGCTATTAGTACGTTTTCTATTTTTATTTTGCCATTAGTAGCATTAGCAGGTGCCTCACTTTCCGCCTTTCTCATTTATATATTAGCATGGAAAAATGGTGTGACACCGACACGACTCATTTTGGTCGGGATTGCATTGAATGCTATTCTGGGTGCTTTACTAATCGTCTTTCAGCTAAAAATGAACGATACCGACTTCATGAAAGCTATGATTTGGTTATCGGGAAGTATTTGGAGTACAAATTGGAAATATGTATTAGCTACGCTTCCGTGGATTGTTTTTCTGATTCCTTATACGTTGTATAAAGCACGTTATTTAAATGTATTAAACCTTGGCGATGATGTTGCCTTGAGTTTGGGCACCGCTGTGGAAAGGGAGCGGCGATTGTTACTGTTAGCGGCTGTAGTATTAGCAGGGGCTTGTGTGGCTGTTGGAGGAGGTATTTCGTTCCTCGGATTGGTTGCTCCACATTTGGCTAAAAAGATCGTTGGACCAAAACATCAAATTTTAATTCCAACAGCCGCTCTACTTGGAGCGCTTCTCTTGCTCACAGCAGATACAATTGGGCGTAATATCCTAGCCCCTTCGGAATTGCCGGTCGGGATTGTTGTGTCTGCTTTAGGAGCTCCTTATTTTATCTACTTGTTAATGAAATCGAAGTCATAG